A DNA window from Ornithodoros turicata isolate Travis chromosome 10, ASM3712646v1, whole genome shotgun sequence contains the following coding sequences:
- the LOC135370940 gene encoding alkaline phosphatase-like isoform X3, protein MSAAAVYPLLIPQLVNHFLPSRILSLHLGTSRCTMTCSHLLFFLLSLFGPILRCSGSTDDTDPDFWERSGRQRLEQLLHPHIIDSPAKNIIVFIGDGMGISTVTAARIYSGQMQNKSGEEAMLAFDRFPYTALVKTYAVDRQVVDSAASATAMFTGVKTRNAVIGLSARAQLSNCDSAAGNYVYSFMDKAQEKGMATGFVTSTRVTHATPAALYSHSVNRDWEADSKMPKGVTRCKDIARQLIEDAPGNKFKVVLGGGLDYFKPKGSTSSARRTDGQDLVKEWMSSKENATFVATAQALRNIDLNSTEYLMGLFSPDHMDYALKRSKEQPSLPEMVETAIRMLKKSSQGFALMVEGGRIDHAHHENKAHLSLGEAEEMSRAVHLARSLTDLDDTLILVTADHSHSFVINGYPKRGNPIFGMAGVSKYDHLPYATLGYTNGPSKTTRSSNNVEHSQSLDYQQPVLVPLSTETHGGEDVALYASGPMAHLVRGVIEQNVLSYIIDYATCLGGYRDRSSTKGAATVVYVNHVLVFLVVITALLRTLQSS, encoded by the exons ATGTCAGCAGCAGCAGTTTATCCGTTGCTTATCCCCCAGCTCGTGAACCACTTTCTCCCGAGCCGTATACTCTCACTGCATCTTGGCACGTCACGCTGTACCATGACCTGTTCTCATCTGCTGTTCTTTCTTTTGAGCCTTTTCGGACCTATACTGCGCTGTTCCG GTTCGACGGATGACACGGACCCGGACTTCTGGGAGAGGTCAGGTAGACAAAGACTAGAGCAGCTGTTGCACCCACACATCATCGACAGTCCTGCCAAGAACATCATTGTATTCATTGGTGACGGGATGGGCATTTCGACGGTCACGGCAGCTAGGATCTACTCGGGACAGATGCAGAATAAGAGCGGCGAAGAAGCCATGCTGGCCTTCGATCGCTTTCCCTACACAGCATTGGTCAAG ACCTACGCAGTGGACAGACAAGTGGTGGACAGTGCAGCTTCTGCTACAGCTATGTTTACCGGGGTCAAAACGAGAAATGCGGTTATTGGTCTTTCTGCGCGAGCCCAGCTGTCAAACTGCGACTCGGCTGCTGGGAACTACGTATATTCCTTCATGGATAAGGCGCAGGAAAAAG GTATGGCAACGGGATTCGTGACTTCCACACGTGTAACGCACGCCACGCCAGCAGCACTCTACAGTCATTCAGTGAACAGAGACTGGGAGGCAGACAGTAAGATGCCCAAAGGCGTCACCCGTTGCAAGGACATCGCCAGGCAACTTATCGAAGATGCTCCCGGCAACAAATTCAAA GTTGTGCTCGGTGGTGGATTGGACTATTTCAAACCCAAAGGCAGCACTTCGAGTGCGAGACGTACCGATGGCCAAGACCTTGTGAAAGAGTGGATGTCTTCGAAAGAAAACGCAACGTTTGTTGCCACAGCGCAGGCACTGCGGAATATTGACCTCAACTCAACAGAGTACCTAATGG GCCTTTTCTCTCCTGACCACATGGACTACGCTCTCAAACGGTCCAAAGAGCAGCCTTCTCTACCGGAAATGGTCGAAACTGCGATTCGTATGCTGAAGAAAAGCTCACAAGGATTCGCTCTTATGGTAGAAG GAGGGAGAATCGACCACGCACACCACGAGAACAAAGCCCACCTGTCCCTGGGCGAAGCTGAGGAGATGAGCCGCGCTGTGCATCTTGCCCGGTCATTGACAGATCTGGATGATACGTTGATTCTGGTGACAGCCGATCATTCACACTCATTCGTAATCAATGGTTACCCGAAGAGAGGAAACCCAATTTTCGGCATGGCTGGTGTCTCCAAATATGACCACCTTCCTTACGCGACACTCGGTTACACAAACGGTCCATCGAAGACAACCAGGTCCAGCAACAACGTCGAGCATTCAC AATCGCTGGACTATCAACAGCCTGTGCTTGTTCCACTCTCGACAGAGACCCATGGTGGGGAAGACGTCGCGCTGTACGCTTCTGGACCAATGGCGCACTTGGTTAGAGGAGTCATAGAACAAAACGTTCTCTCTTACATCATCGACTATGCAACGTGTCTTGGGGGCTACCGCGACCGATCGAGCACAAAGGGAGCGGCTACCGTTGTCTATGTGAACCACGTGCTCGTTTTCCTTGTGGTCATAACTGCACTGTTGCGGACATTGCAGTCCAGCTGA
- the LOC135370940 gene encoding alkaline phosphatase, tissue-nonspecific isozyme-like isoform X1 yields the protein MTCSHLLFFLLSLFGPILRCSGSTDDTDPDFWERSGRQRLEQLLHPHIIDSPAKNIIVFIGDGMGISTVTAARIYSGQMQNKSGEEAMLAFDRFPYTALVKTYAVDRQVVDSAASATAMFTGVKTRNAVIGLSARAQLSNCDSAAGNYVYSFMDKAQEKGMATGFVTSTRVTHATPAALYSHSVNRDWEADSKMPKGVTRCKDIARQLIEDAPGNKFKVVLGGGLDYFKPKGSTSSARRTDGQDLVKEWMSSKENATFVATAQALRNIDLNSTEYLMGLFSPDHMDYALKRSKEQPSLPEMVETAIRMLKKSSQGFALMVEGGRIDHAHHENKAHLSLGEAEEMSRAVHLARSLTDLDDTLILVTADHSHSFVINGYPKRGNPIFGMAGVSKYDHLPYATLGYTNGPSKTTRSSNNVEHSQSLDYQQPVLVPLSTETHGGEDVALYASGPMAHLVRGVIEQNVLSYIIDYATCLGGYRDRSSTKGAATVVYVNHVLVFLVVITALLRTLQSS from the exons ATGACCTGTTCTCATCTGCTGTTCTTTCTTTTGAGCCTTTTCGGACCTATACTGCGCTGTTCCG GTTCGACGGATGACACGGACCCGGACTTCTGGGAGAGGTCAGGTAGACAAAGACTAGAGCAGCTGTTGCACCCACACATCATCGACAGTCCTGCCAAGAACATCATTGTATTCATTGGTGACGGGATGGGCATTTCGACGGTCACGGCAGCTAGGATCTACTCGGGACAGATGCAGAATAAGAGCGGCGAAGAAGCCATGCTGGCCTTCGATCGCTTTCCCTACACAGCATTGGTCAAG ACCTACGCAGTGGACAGACAAGTGGTGGACAGTGCAGCTTCTGCTACAGCTATGTTTACCGGGGTCAAAACGAGAAATGCGGTTATTGGTCTTTCTGCGCGAGCCCAGCTGTCAAACTGCGACTCGGCTGCTGGGAACTACGTATATTCCTTCATGGATAAGGCGCAGGAAAAAG GTATGGCAACGGGATTCGTGACTTCCACACGTGTAACGCACGCCACGCCAGCAGCACTCTACAGTCATTCAGTGAACAGAGACTGGGAGGCAGACAGTAAGATGCCCAAAGGCGTCACCCGTTGCAAGGACATCGCCAGGCAACTTATCGAAGATGCTCCCGGCAACAAATTCAAA GTTGTGCTCGGTGGTGGATTGGACTATTTCAAACCCAAAGGCAGCACTTCGAGTGCGAGACGTACCGATGGCCAAGACCTTGTGAAAGAGTGGATGTCTTCGAAAGAAAACGCAACGTTTGTTGCCACAGCGCAGGCACTGCGGAATATTGACCTCAACTCAACAGAGTACCTAATGG GCCTTTTCTCTCCTGACCACATGGACTACGCTCTCAAACGGTCCAAAGAGCAGCCTTCTCTACCGGAAATGGTCGAAACTGCGATTCGTATGCTGAAGAAAAGCTCACAAGGATTCGCTCTTATGGTAGAAG GAGGGAGAATCGACCACGCACACCACGAGAACAAAGCCCACCTGTCCCTGGGCGAAGCTGAGGAGATGAGCCGCGCTGTGCATCTTGCCCGGTCATTGACAGATCTGGATGATACGTTGATTCTGGTGACAGCCGATCATTCACACTCATTCGTAATCAATGGTTACCCGAAGAGAGGAAACCCAATTTTCGGCATGGCTGGTGTCTCCAAATATGACCACCTTCCTTACGCGACACTCGGTTACACAAACGGTCCATCGAAGACAACCAGGTCCAGCAACAACGTCGAGCATTCAC AATCGCTGGACTATCAACAGCCTGTGCTTGTTCCACTCTCGACAGAGACCCATGGTGGGGAAGACGTCGCGCTGTACGCTTCTGGACCAATGGCGCACTTGGTTAGAGGAGTCATAGAACAAAACGTTCTCTCTTACATCATCGACTATGCAACGTGTCTTGGGGGCTACCGCGACCGATCGAGCACAAAGGGAGCGGCTACCGTTGTCTATGTGAACCACGTGCTCGTTTTCCTTGTGGTCATAACTGCACTGTTGCGGACATTGCAGTCCAGCTGA
- the LOC135370938 gene encoding EEF1A lysine methyltransferase 4-like, whose translation MEGKSELPDRNSGYADITYWNTRYRLEDTYDWLLSYESYSHLLKQHVKKSDRIMMLGCGNSLLSELMYKDGYKDVENIDYSEVVIKKMALHCDTCASMKWHIMDATNLLFEDGRFDVVIEKATIDALLVNEKDPWNVSESAKTLVHTVLTEVSRVLRHGGRFISITFAQPHFRGPMYISQVLNWSLQTFNFGTTFHYFFYLMKKGETAEDDVFPAYQLPVLRPRDTSLRTSTCSEPETVDFLFKIVDS comes from the exons ATGGAGGGAAAATCGGAACTACCTGACAGAAACTCAGGTTATGCGGATATCACCTATTGGAATACGCGTTACAGACTCGAGGATACTTACGACTGGCTCCTTTCTTACGAATCCTATTCTCATCTGTTGAAACAGCATGTCAAGAAGTCAGACCGGATAATGATGCTTG GATGTGGTAACAGCTTGCTAAGTGAACTCATGTACAAAGATGGATATAAGGATGTGGAGAACATTGACTACTCTGAAGTGGTCATCAAGAAAATGGCTCTGCACTGTGACACGTGTGCATCGATGAAGTGGCACATCATGGATGCTACAAACCTGCTCTTTGAGGATGGCAGATTTGACGTGGTCATCGAGAAAGCGACGATTGATGCCCTGTTGGTTAATGAGAAAGACCCTTGGAATGTGTCAGAGAGCGCAAAAACGCTTGTTCACACTGTTCTGACGGAG GTGAGCAGGGTACTACGCCACGGGGGACGCTTCATCTCCATCACGTTCGCCCAGCCTCACTTTCGTGGCCCTATGTACATCAGCCAAGTGCTGAACTGGTCCCTACAGACGTTCAACTTCGGAACAACTTTCCACTATTTCTTCTACCTCATGAAGAAAGGGGAGACAGCTGAAGACGATGTTTTTCCTGCCTATCAGTTGCCTGTTCTACGGCCGAGGGACACATCACTCCGGACTAGCACTTGCAGTGAACCGGAGACTGTGGACTTCCTTTTTAAGATAGTGGATTCCTGA
- the LOC135370939 gene encoding alkaline phosphatase-like isoform X1: MTFRHFQRVALLLLFKLQLGYQVPSVPWRTIQNTGTPDDTTSKFWEESGQETVRMLLRPEVVDVPAKNVIVFVGDGMGLATVTAARIYSGQLQNRSGEENMLSFDQFPYTAFVKTYAVDKQVVDSAASATAIFTGVKTNFALLGLSAKANLSDCNSSIGNDVYSFMARAQLKDKDTGFVTSTRVTHATPAALYSHSAHREWEADSKMPGEASRCKDIARQLVEDAPGNKFKVILGGGLQYLKSTSSSPTGIRQDGRDLVKEWLSRNSKAKFVRTAQELAGVDVNSTDYLMGLFADDHMEYALKRTMDQPSLPQMVETAIRMLKKNPNGFALMVEGGRIDHGHHDNRAILAIAEAEELSRAVHLARTMTSTRDTLILVTADHSHSFVLSGYPVRGNPITGTAGTALDNMTYTSLAYTNGPSKSVRSEQDSELSQSVDYQQPVLVPLASETHGGEDVALYASGPMAHLVRGVIEQNAIAHIIDYAACLGDSSEKMSRCEVNSATAAVVNHLVVLVLATLAIFFH, translated from the exons ATGACCTTCCGTCATTTTCAACGGGTGGCACTGCTCCTCCTGTTCAAACTCCAGTTGGGTTATCAAG TGCCGTCAGTGCCTTGGAGAACGATCCAGAATACAG GTACGCCAGACGACACAACCTCGAAGTTCTGGGAAGAATCTGGACAAGAGACCGTTCGGATGTTGCTAAGACCAGAAGTCGTCGACGTTCCAGCTAAGAACGTCATCGTCTTTGTTGGAGACGGTATGGGCCTTGCCACGGTCACAGCTGCCAGGATATACTCGGGACAATTACAGAACAGAAGCGGCGAAGAGAACATGCTGTCGTTCGACCAGTTTCCTTATACAGCCTTCGTTAAG ACCTACGCAGTGGACAAGCAGGTGGTGGACAGTGCTGCTTCTGCAACGGCCATCTTTACAGGCGTGAAGACAAATTTCGCCCTCCTCGGTCTCTCAGCTAAGGCCAACCTGTCAGATTGTAACTCCTCCATAGGAAACGACGTATACTCTTTCATGGCCAGAGCGCAGCTGAAAG ACAAAGACACTGGTTTCGTGACTTCCACGCGCGTGACCCACGCAACCCCGGCTGCACTGTACAGCCATTCAGCACACAGGGAGTGGGAAGCCGACAGCAAGATGCCTGGCGAAGCCAGTAGGTGCAAGGACATTGCTAGGCAACTCGTTGAAGACGCTCCTGGTAATAAGTTCAAG GTAATTCTAGGTGGTGGACTGCAATATTTGAAATCGACAAGCAGCTCCCCGACTGGAATTCGACAAGACGGCAGAGACCTGGTAAAAGAGTGGCTGAGCAGAAATTCAAAAGCGAAATTTGTTCGCACCGCCCAAGAGCTGGCCGGGGTAGACGTTAACTCGACGGACTATCTAATGG GTCTTTTTGCTGATGACCACATGGAATATGCACTGAAGCGCACAATGGATCAACCATCATTACCGCAGATGGTGGAAACTGCAATCCGAATGTTGAAGAAGAACCCTAATGGATTCGCTCTAATGGTGGAAG GTGGCCGCATTGACCATGGGCATCATGACAACCGTGCTATCCTGGCCATAGCCGAAGCGGAAGAGCTCAGCCGCGCTGTCCATCTAGCACGAACCATGACTTCTACGCGGGACACCTTGATTCTAGTGACGGCGGATCATTCGCATTCCTTCGTGCTTAGCGGGTACCCCGTGAGGGGGAACCCTATCACAGGCACCGCAGGCACCGCTCTTGACAATATGACGTACACCTCGCTCGCTTACACAAATGGTCCTTCCAAGAGTGTCCGATCCGAGCAAGACTCCGAGCTCTCAC AATCTGTGGACTACCAGCAGCCCGTGCTAGTCCCTTTGGCGTCGGAAACCCACGGTGGCGAAGACGTTGCTCTCTACGCATCCGGTCCAATGGCACATTTGGTCAGAGGAGTGATTGAACAGAATGCGATAGCTCATATAATTGACTATGCTGCCTGTCTGGGGGACTCCAGCGAAAAAATGTCGAGGTGCGAAGTTAATAGTGCAACCGCTGCCGTTGTCAATCACTTGGTAGTTCTTGTGCTTGCAACCTTGGCCATTTTCTTCCATTAG
- the LOC135370940 gene encoding alkaline phosphatase, tissue-nonspecific isozyme-like isoform X2, with translation MGISTVTAARIYSGQMQNKSGEEAMLAFDRFPYTALVKTYAVDRQVVDSAASATAMFTGVKTRNAVIGLSARAQLSNCDSAAGNYVYSFMDKAQEKGMATGFVTSTRVTHATPAALYSHSVNRDWEADSKMPKGVTRCKDIARQLIEDAPGNKFKVVLGGGLDYFKPKGSTSSARRTDGQDLVKEWMSSKENATFVATAQALRNIDLNSTEYLMGLFSPDHMDYALKRSKEQPSLPEMVETAIRMLKKSSQGFALMVEGGRIDHAHHENKAHLSLGEAEEMSRAVHLARSLTDLDDTLILVTADHSHSFVINGYPKRGNPIFGMAGVSKYDHLPYATLGYTNGPSKTTRSSNNVEHSQSLDYQQPVLVPLSTETHGGEDVALYASGPMAHLVRGVIEQNVLSYIIDYATCLGGYRDRSSTKGAATVVYVNHVLVFLVVITALLRTLQSS, from the exons ATGGGCATTTCGACGGTCACGGCAGCTAGGATCTACTCGGGACAGATGCAGAATAAGAGCGGCGAAGAAGCCATGCTGGCCTTCGATCGCTTTCCCTACACAGCATTGGTCAAG ACCTACGCAGTGGACAGACAAGTGGTGGACAGTGCAGCTTCTGCTACAGCTATGTTTACCGGGGTCAAAACGAGAAATGCGGTTATTGGTCTTTCTGCGCGAGCCCAGCTGTCAAACTGCGACTCGGCTGCTGGGAACTACGTATATTCCTTCATGGATAAGGCGCAGGAAAAAG GTATGGCAACGGGATTCGTGACTTCCACACGTGTAACGCACGCCACGCCAGCAGCACTCTACAGTCATTCAGTGAACAGAGACTGGGAGGCAGACAGTAAGATGCCCAAAGGCGTCACCCGTTGCAAGGACATCGCCAGGCAACTTATCGAAGATGCTCCCGGCAACAAATTCAAA GTTGTGCTCGGTGGTGGATTGGACTATTTCAAACCCAAAGGCAGCACTTCGAGTGCGAGACGTACCGATGGCCAAGACCTTGTGAAAGAGTGGATGTCTTCGAAAGAAAACGCAACGTTTGTTGCCACAGCGCAGGCACTGCGGAATATTGACCTCAACTCAACAGAGTACCTAATGG GCCTTTTCTCTCCTGACCACATGGACTACGCTCTCAAACGGTCCAAAGAGCAGCCTTCTCTACCGGAAATGGTCGAAACTGCGATTCGTATGCTGAAGAAAAGCTCACAAGGATTCGCTCTTATGGTAGAAG GAGGGAGAATCGACCACGCACACCACGAGAACAAAGCCCACCTGTCCCTGGGCGAAGCTGAGGAGATGAGCCGCGCTGTGCATCTTGCCCGGTCATTGACAGATCTGGATGATACGTTGATTCTGGTGACAGCCGATCATTCACACTCATTCGTAATCAATGGTTACCCGAAGAGAGGAAACCCAATTTTCGGCATGGCTGGTGTCTCCAAATATGACCACCTTCCTTACGCGACACTCGGTTACACAAACGGTCCATCGAAGACAACCAGGTCCAGCAACAACGTCGAGCATTCAC AATCGCTGGACTATCAACAGCCTGTGCTTGTTCCACTCTCGACAGAGACCCATGGTGGGGAAGACGTCGCGCTGTACGCTTCTGGACCAATGGCGCACTTGGTTAGAGGAGTCATAGAACAAAACGTTCTCTCTTACATCATCGACTATGCAACGTGTCTTGGGGGCTACCGCGACCGATCGAGCACAAAGGGAGCGGCTACCGTTGTCTATGTGAACCACGTGCTCGTTTTCCTTGTGGTCATAACTGCACTGTTGCGGACATTGCAGTCCAGCTGA
- the LOC135370939 gene encoding alkaline phosphatase, tissue-nonspecific isozyme-like isoform X2, whose translation MLLRPEVVDVPAKNVIVFVGDGMGLATVTAARIYSGQLQNRSGEENMLSFDQFPYTAFVKTYAVDKQVVDSAASATAIFTGVKTNFALLGLSAKANLSDCNSSIGNDVYSFMARAQLKDKDTGFVTSTRVTHATPAALYSHSAHREWEADSKMPGEASRCKDIARQLVEDAPGNKFKVILGGGLQYLKSTSSSPTGIRQDGRDLVKEWLSRNSKAKFVRTAQELAGVDVNSTDYLMGLFADDHMEYALKRTMDQPSLPQMVETAIRMLKKNPNGFALMVEGGRIDHGHHDNRAILAIAEAEELSRAVHLARTMTSTRDTLILVTADHSHSFVLSGYPVRGNPITGTAGTALDNMTYTSLAYTNGPSKSVRSEQDSELSQSVDYQQPVLVPLASETHGGEDVALYASGPMAHLVRGVIEQNAIAHIIDYAACLGDSSEKMSRCEVNSATAAVVNHLVVLVLATLAIFFH comes from the exons ATGTTGCTAAGACCAGAAGTCGTCGACGTTCCAGCTAAGAACGTCATCGTCTTTGTTGGAGACGGTATGGGCCTTGCCACGGTCACAGCTGCCAGGATATACTCGGGACAATTACAGAACAGAAGCGGCGAAGAGAACATGCTGTCGTTCGACCAGTTTCCTTATACAGCCTTCGTTAAG ACCTACGCAGTGGACAAGCAGGTGGTGGACAGTGCTGCTTCTGCAACGGCCATCTTTACAGGCGTGAAGACAAATTTCGCCCTCCTCGGTCTCTCAGCTAAGGCCAACCTGTCAGATTGTAACTCCTCCATAGGAAACGACGTATACTCTTTCATGGCCAGAGCGCAGCTGAAAG ACAAAGACACTGGTTTCGTGACTTCCACGCGCGTGACCCACGCAACCCCGGCTGCACTGTACAGCCATTCAGCACACAGGGAGTGGGAAGCCGACAGCAAGATGCCTGGCGAAGCCAGTAGGTGCAAGGACATTGCTAGGCAACTCGTTGAAGACGCTCCTGGTAATAAGTTCAAG GTAATTCTAGGTGGTGGACTGCAATATTTGAAATCGACAAGCAGCTCCCCGACTGGAATTCGACAAGACGGCAGAGACCTGGTAAAAGAGTGGCTGAGCAGAAATTCAAAAGCGAAATTTGTTCGCACCGCCCAAGAGCTGGCCGGGGTAGACGTTAACTCGACGGACTATCTAATGG GTCTTTTTGCTGATGACCACATGGAATATGCACTGAAGCGCACAATGGATCAACCATCATTACCGCAGATGGTGGAAACTGCAATCCGAATGTTGAAGAAGAACCCTAATGGATTCGCTCTAATGGTGGAAG GTGGCCGCATTGACCATGGGCATCATGACAACCGTGCTATCCTGGCCATAGCCGAAGCGGAAGAGCTCAGCCGCGCTGTCCATCTAGCACGAACCATGACTTCTACGCGGGACACCTTGATTCTAGTGACGGCGGATCATTCGCATTCCTTCGTGCTTAGCGGGTACCCCGTGAGGGGGAACCCTATCACAGGCACCGCAGGCACCGCTCTTGACAATATGACGTACACCTCGCTCGCTTACACAAATGGTCCTTCCAAGAGTGTCCGATCCGAGCAAGACTCCGAGCTCTCAC AATCTGTGGACTACCAGCAGCCCGTGCTAGTCCCTTTGGCGTCGGAAACCCACGGTGGCGAAGACGTTGCTCTCTACGCATCCGGTCCAATGGCACATTTGGTCAGAGGAGTGATTGAACAGAATGCGATAGCTCATATAATTGACTATGCTGCCTGTCTGGGGGACTCCAGCGAAAAAATGTCGAGGTGCGAAGTTAATAGTGCAACCGCTGCCGTTGTCAATCACTTGGTAGTTCTTGTGCTTGCAACCTTGGCCATTTTCTTCCATTAG
- the LOC135370279 gene encoding ceramide-1-phosphate transfer protein-like: MSQFSLQIVLNNLEQCHHDEDCLLMDPYLAAFKELNKFFQGLGTVFNFISSDIASKIQIMDAYRADQHVADKYEDIFVMVEYERKTGALQNTSKPSGSRTVLRLNWALEFIAHFFKRLSTASENTKMSSLASESYQDTLAKHHPWYIRHGAGLALITLPTCKQMFSRALANEKEHLPQLLLSVSEAAQHVFDSTQHLYAEHNLLDLP; this comes from the exons ATGTCTCAATTTAGTTTACAAATTGTTTTAAATAATTTGGAACAGTGCCATCACGACGAAGATTGTCTATTAATGGACCCTTACCTAGCAGCCTTCAAGGAACTGAACAA ATTTTTCCAAGGGCTTGGCACAGTTTTCAACTTCATCAGCTCTGACATTGCAAGCAAGATACAAATAATGGATGCCTATCGTGCTGATCAACATGTGGCTGACAAATACGAAGATATATTCGTTATGGTGGAATATGAACGCAAGACAGGTGCACTTCAAAATACAAGCAAGCCATCAGGCTCACGAACGGTGCTTCGACTCAATTGGGCTCTGGAGTTTATTGCACATTTTTTCAA ACGCCTGAGCACTGCCAGTGAAAACACGAAGATGTCATCCTTAGCTTCAGAGAGCTATCAGGATACTCTAGCAAAACACCATCCCTGGTACATACGACATGGTGCTGGTCTCGCACTAATCACACTGCCCACATGCAAACAG ATGTTCTCCAGGGCACTGGCCAATGAAAAAGAACACCTTCCGCAACTGCTGCTTTCTGTATCGGAAGCTGCACAGCATGTGTTTGACTCAACGCAGCATCTGTATGCGGAGCACAACCTCTTAGACCTGCCTTAG